From the Chloroflexus aurantiacus J-10-fl genome, one window contains:
- a CDS encoding tetratricopeptide repeat protein yields MSDLQPKIALVIGVNGGPETGLAPLRYAEETARQVADMLASSVCNFTLHGGGPLLGEAATTDAVRRAIFDARRAAGQHGTLLIYFIGHGRYVTDHHGHSDVYLVTSNFRTDDARDDPHAHLSMEWLQEKVLRHHTPDRLLIVLDCCYAGAVGDAAPDPVVANLRRRLAQALDIQAPDTNRGVVSSMRKTLAAVSPWQKAYERDGATCYSAALLHGLRGAAVLEDGRVTWQSLHALLQRELADYQPGEYGFDRSEGVVLAYYPDRARVRTPNHQPFVIPHVPLPDADFVGREEELQRLAAMLIGADAGDVALLPAITGIGGIGKTRLAIEFVHRYRHHFPDGIFWLTMERPDTIEAQIAACGGTRGLQLFDDDQSELSSRQSTDFDGGTRNTERLSLHQRAELVRTIWEQPGCRLIIFDNLEDPALLHQWRPRGGGSRLLITTRRQTWATTSGVRTFSLNTLSDAASQALLLRPRAADRGCTIDQLLADPAEAKAAQAIIQELGGLPLALTLAGGYLAKSSVTLTRYRELLRSESIRHQSLNQELSEGLPQAERASIVAAFALSYQRLGDDPIDSLARTIWLAAAQLAPEPILEEVLMRAAAIDPADEDRCEQGTQALQRLRELGLIERSADGYRLHRLLGAYARSVSPDCAADWRRAAQGLAQTIQRLDDEWELSAPPFRDHIRRLLDAQMAGRDADSAALFHAAGLVMYADDNYPTARCYYEEALAIKDDVLGRRHRETAVTLHELGKVAQAAGDYPTARRYYEEALAIKDDVLGRRHRETAVTLHELGKVAQAAGDYPTARRYYEEALAIKDDVLGRRHRSTAVTLHALGNLAQEEGDYPTARRYFLEDLEITEAVLGRRHRSTAVTLHALGKVAQAAGDYPTARCYYEEALAIKDDVLGRRHRETAVTLHALGKVAQAAGDYPTARRYYEEALAIKDDVLGRRHRETAVTLHALGKVAQAAGDYPTARRYYEEALAIKDDVLGRRHRETAVTLHALGKVAQAAGDYPTARRYYEEALAIKDDVLGRRHRETAVTLHALGKVAQAAGDYPTARRYYEEALAIKDDVLGRRHRETAVTLHALGKVAQAAGDYPTARRYYEEALAIKDDVLGRRHRSTAVTLHELGKVAQAAGDYPTARRYFLEDLEITEAVLGRRHRETAVTLHALGKVAQAAGDYPTARRYFLEDLEITEAVLGRRHRETAVTLHELGKVAQAAGDYPTARRYFLEDLEITEAVLGRRHRETAVTLHELGKVAQAAGDYPTARRYFLEDLEITEAVLGRRHRETAVTLHELGKVAQAAGDYPTARRYFLEDLEITEAVLGRRHRETAVTLHALGNLAQEEGDYPTARRYYEEALAIFEAVLGRRHRETAVTLHALGNLAQEEGDYPTARRYYEEALAIFEAVLGRRHRETAVTLHELGKVAQAAGDYPTARRYYEEALAIKDDVLGRRHRETAVTLHALGNLAQEEGDYPTARRYYEEALAIFEAVLGRRHRETFITRFARGWLVWQAIWETAACAVLTWFVLPDQIALIGAGLVLVLGAVGYFRWRQATGVVRVLWRVQVGWLVTLLLLNLLDPAPVDLSPVMVYALAAGGAALGLLWPRIMALPALRTARLRGRRWLYRGLQRLRALRRR; encoded by the coding sequence ATGAGTGATCTGCAACCGAAGATTGCGCTGGTGATTGGTGTCAATGGTGGCCCGGAAACGGGGCTGGCGCCGCTCCGCTACGCCGAGGAGACGGCGCGTCAGGTTGCCGATATGCTGGCCTCATCGGTGTGCAATTTCACCCTGCACGGTGGTGGGCCGTTACTCGGCGAAGCCGCCACCACCGATGCCGTGCGTAGGGCCATCTTTGACGCACGGCGGGCCGCCGGTCAGCACGGCACGTTACTGATCTATTTTATCGGCCACGGGCGGTATGTCACCGACCACCACGGCCACAGCGACGTATACCTGGTCACCTCCAATTTCCGCACCGACGATGCGCGTGACGATCCGCACGCGCACCTCTCAATGGAGTGGCTGCAAGAGAAGGTGCTGCGCCATCACACTCCCGACCGGCTGCTGATCGTGCTCGACTGTTGCTACGCCGGTGCGGTCGGCGATGCCGCCCCCGATCCGGTCGTAGCCAATCTGCGCCGACGCCTGGCCCAGGCGTTAGATATTCAAGCTCCCGACACCAACCGGGGTGTCGTCAGCTCAATGCGCAAAACCCTGGCTGCTGTCAGCCCCTGGCAAAAAGCCTACGAACGCGATGGTGCGACCTGCTACAGCGCCGCCCTGCTTCATGGCCTGCGCGGGGCTGCCGTGCTCGAAGATGGCCGGGTGACCTGGCAAAGCCTGCACGCGCTGCTCCAGCGTGAACTGGCCGACTATCAACCAGGCGAGTACGGATTTGACCGTTCAGAGGGAGTGGTGCTGGCGTACTACCCTGATCGCGCCCGTGTGCGTACCCCCAACCATCAGCCGTTTGTGATTCCCCACGTTCCGCTGCCCGACGCTGACTTTGTCGGTCGCGAGGAAGAACTTCAGCGCCTGGCCGCTATGCTGATCGGCGCCGATGCCGGTGATGTCGCGCTGCTACCCGCGATTACCGGCATCGGCGGCATCGGTAAAACCCGGCTGGCGATTGAGTTTGTGCATCGCTATCGTCATCACTTTCCTGATGGCATCTTCTGGCTCACGATGGAGCGCCCTGACACCATCGAGGCTCAGATAGCGGCGTGTGGCGGGACACGCGGGTTGCAACTCTTCGACGATGACCAGAGCGAACTATCGAGTCGCCAGAGTACGGATTTCGACGGTGGGACGCGCAACACTGAGCGGCTGAGCCTGCACCAGCGGGCCGAACTGGTACGGACGATCTGGGAGCAGCCAGGGTGCCGTTTGATTATCTTCGACAACCTGGAAGACCCGGCATTACTGCACCAATGGCGTCCACGCGGCGGTGGTAGCCGGCTGCTGATCACCACTCGTCGCCAGACCTGGGCAACTACCAGCGGTGTACGAACGTTCTCCCTTAACACCCTCTCCGATGCAGCCAGTCAAGCGTTACTGCTGCGCCCGCGCGCCGCAGATCGCGGCTGTACCATTGATCAACTACTGGCCGACCCGGCTGAAGCAAAGGCTGCCCAGGCCATCATTCAAGAACTGGGTGGACTGCCCCTGGCCCTGACCCTGGCCGGCGGGTATCTGGCGAAAAGCAGCGTGACCCTGACCAGGTATCGTGAGCTACTGCGGAGCGAAAGTATCAGGCACCAATCGTTGAACCAGGAACTGAGCGAAGGGCTACCCCAGGCCGAGCGGGCAAGTATTGTCGCTGCCTTCGCCCTGAGCTATCAGCGCCTGGGTGATGATCCCATCGACAGTCTGGCCAGAACCATCTGGCTGGCAGCCGCCCAGCTTGCGCCGGAACCAATCCTCGAAGAAGTGCTGATGCGGGCAGCCGCGATTGATCCTGCCGATGAAGACAGGTGCGAACAGGGGACACAGGCCCTTCAGCGCCTGCGCGAGCTGGGGTTGATCGAGCGATCCGCAGACGGTTACCGTCTCCACCGGCTGTTAGGCGCCTACGCCCGCAGTGTCAGCCCCGATTGCGCTGCCGACTGGCGGCGGGCAGCGCAGGGATTGGCGCAGACGATCCAGCGCCTCGATGATGAATGGGAATTGTCGGCACCACCCTTTCGCGATCATATCCGCCGGCTACTCGACGCACAGATGGCAGGGCGCGATGCCGACAGTGCTGCCCTGTTCCACGCTGCCGGCCTGGTCATGTACGCCGACGACAACTACCCCACTGCCCGCTGCTACTACGAAGAAGCGCTGGCGATTAAGGACGACGTGCTGGGCCGCCGCCATCGTGAGACCGCCGTCACCCTGCACGAACTGGGGAAGGTCGCGCAAGCCGCAGGCGACTACCCCACCGCCCGCCGCTACTACGAAGAAGCGCTGGCGATTAAGGACGACGTGCTGGGCCGCCGCCATCGTGAGACCGCCGTCACCCTGCACGAACTGGGGAAGGTCGCGCAAGCCGCAGGCGACTACCCCACCGCCCGCCGCTACTACGAAGAAGCGCTGGCGATTAAGGACGACGTGCTGGGCCGCCGCCATCGCTCCACCGCCGTCACCCTGCACGCACTGGGCAATCTTGCACAGGAAGAAGGCGACTACCCCACCGCCCGCCGCTACTTCCTGGAAGATTTGGAAATTACCGAGGCCGTGCTGGGCCGCCGCCATCGCTCCACCGCCGTCACCCTGCACGCACTGGGGAAGGTCGCGCAAGCCGCAGGCGACTACCCCACCGCCCGCTGCTACTACGAAGAAGCGCTGGCGATTAAGGACGACGTGCTGGGCCGCCGCCATCGTGAGACCGCCGTCACCCTGCACGCACTGGGGAAGGTCGCGCAAGCCGCAGGCGACTACCCCACCGCCCGCCGCTACTACGAAGAAGCGCTGGCGATTAAGGACGACGTGCTGGGCCGCCGCCATCGTGAGACCGCCGTCACCCTGCACGCACTGGGGAAGGTCGCGCAAGCCGCAGGCGACTACCCCACCGCCCGCCGCTACTACGAAGAAGCGCTGGCGATTAAGGACGACGTGCTGGGCCGCCGCCATCGTGAGACCGCCGTCACCCTGCACGCACTGGGGAAGGTCGCGCAAGCCGCAGGCGACTACCCCACCGCCCGCCGCTACTACGAAGAAGCGCTGGCGATTAAGGACGACGTGCTGGGCCGCCGCCATCGTGAGACCGCCGTCACCCTGCACGCACTGGGGAAGGTCGCGCAAGCCGCAGGCGACTACCCCACCGCCCGCCGCTACTACGAAGAAGCGCTGGCGATTAAGGACGACGTGCTGGGCCGCCGCCATCGTGAGACCGCCGTCACCCTGCACGCACTGGGGAAGGTCGCGCAAGCCGCAGGCGACTACCCCACCGCCCGCCGCTACTACGAAGAAGCGCTGGCGATTAAGGACGACGTGCTGGGCCGCCGCCATCGCTCCACCGCCGTCACCCTGCACGAACTGGGGAAGGTCGCGCAAGCCGCAGGCGACTACCCCACCGCCCGCCGCTACTTCCTGGAAGATTTGGAAATTACCGAGGCCGTGCTGGGCCGCCGCCATCGTGAGACCGCCGTCACCCTGCACGCACTGGGGAAGGTCGCGCAAGCCGCAGGCGACTACCCCACCGCCCGCCGCTACTTCCTGGAAGATTTGGAAATTACCGAGGCCGTGCTGGGCCGCCGCCATCGTGAGACCGCCGTCACCCTGCACGAACTGGGGAAGGTCGCGCAAGCCGCAGGCGACTACCCCACCGCCCGCCGCTACTTCCTGGAAGATTTGGAAATTACCGAGGCCGTGCTGGGCCGCCGCCATCGTGAGACCGCCGTCACCCTGCACGAACTGGGGAAGGTCGCGCAAGCCGCAGGCGACTACCCCACCGCCCGCCGCTACTTCCTGGAAGATTTGGAAATTACCGAGGCCGTGCTGGGCCGCCGCCATCGTGAGACCGCCGTCACCCTGCACGAACTGGGGAAGGTCGCGCAAGCCGCAGGCGACTACCCCACCGCCCGCCGCTACTTCCTGGAAGATTTGGAAATTACCGAGGCCGTGCTGGGCCGCCGCCATCGTGAGACCGCCGTCACCCTGCACGCACTGGGCAATCTTGCACAGGAAGAAGGCGACTACCCCACCGCCCGCCGCTACTACGAAGAAGCGCTGGCGATTTTCGAGGCCGTGCTGGGCCGCCGCCATCGTGAGACCGCCGTCACCCTGCACGCACTGGGCAATCTTGCACAGGAAGAAGGCGACTACCCCACCGCCCGCCGCTACTACGAAGAAGCGCTGGCGATTTTCGAGGCCGTGCTGGGCCGCCGCCATCGTGAGACCGCCGTCACCCTGCACGAACTGGGGAAGGTCGCGCAAGCCGCAGGCGACTACCCCACCGCCCGCCGCTACTACGAAGAAGCGCTGGCGATTAAGGACGACGTGCTGGGCCGCCGCCATCGTGAGACCGCCGTCACCCTGCACGCACTGGGCAATCTTGCACAGGAAGAAGGCGACTACCCCACCGCCCGCCGCTACTACGAAGAAGCGCTGGCGATTTTCGAGGCCGTGCTGGGCCGCCGCCATCGTGAAACGTTCATAACCCGGTTTGCACGAGGCTGGCTGGTCTGGCAGGCGATCTGGGAAACTGCTGC
- the tatC gene encoding twin-arginine translocase subunit TatC — MTTRPARANRADDASMTLVEHLIELRSRLIKSGIAVLIGMVLGFVAVWPQGPIKLIDILILTFAPINDRFAPIQSVGTTEQFTSYMKVALLVGVILAMPVIVYQILAFIIPGLTDSERRLIYRALPFVTLFFLAGIAFGWFVTTPVALQFLIGFSDSPLIQTQPTLSDFLETVSMLLLINGIVFELPIIIYVLAYLNVTTARQLAGYRRYALVIVIIIAAFITPTGDPVNLMLLALPMYLLYEVGIILARFVPNAKPKTAA, encoded by the coding sequence ATGACCACACGACCGGCAAGAGCTAATCGGGCCGACGATGCCTCAATGACCCTGGTTGAGCACCTGATCGAGCTGCGGAGCCGGCTGATTAAGTCTGGTATTGCCGTGCTGATCGGGATGGTGCTGGGCTTTGTCGCTGTCTGGCCACAGGGGCCGATTAAGCTGATTGACATCCTGATCCTGACCTTTGCCCCGATCAACGACCGGTTTGCCCCGATTCAGTCGGTCGGTACTACCGAGCAGTTTACCAGCTACATGAAGGTAGCTTTGCTGGTGGGAGTGATTCTGGCCATGCCGGTGATTGTCTATCAGATTCTGGCCTTCATTATCCCCGGCCTTACCGACAGCGAGCGCCGCCTGATCTATCGCGCACTCCCCTTTGTTACCCTCTTCTTCCTGGCCGGGATCGCCTTCGGCTGGTTCGTTACCACACCGGTTGCGCTGCAATTCCTGATCGGTTTTTCCGATTCGCCATTGATCCAGACCCAGCCGACCCTATCCGACTTTTTGGAGACGGTCTCGATGCTGCTGTTGATCAACGGGATCGTGTTTGAATTGCCGATCATCATCTATGTGCTGGCCTATCTGAACGTGACCACCGCCCGCCAATTGGCCGGGTACCGCCGATATGCGCTGGTGATTGTGATTATTATTGCGGCCTTTATTACCCCAACCGGTGATCCGGTGAACCTGATGCTGCTGGCCTTGCCTATGTATCTCCTCTACGAAGTGGGCATCATTCTGGCCCGTTTCGTGCCCAACGCGAAACCGAAGACGGCAGCGTAG
- a CDS encoding twin-arginine translocase TatA/TatE family subunit: MEIFNVHLFEFILIAGLALVLFGPERLPELGRFAGKQVAKFLAWQQQSPELQMINEMRSEFEREIAQLRDELVRTRNQLDVRNDMQALADEVKAAGQQVQSALDEVKTVGQQAQSVLDDVKTVGQQAQSVLDDAATTARPVIRPPAQPIVPAATPMAASPSASAVVQTITEEDRALLAEPAPAPAEAGTTSATPSPAPQEQPVLSTTADHAPAQEVPFLDPNGTAPVSVSADELHNLLNRLNSLAAELQAIVFQLQARGLLDEHWQPQIPASPATEETVTS; this comes from the coding sequence ATGGAGATATTTAACGTTCATCTCTTTGAGTTCATCCTGATCGCCGGCCTTGCTCTGGTGCTCTTCGGGCCAGAACGCCTGCCGGAGTTAGGGCGCTTTGCCGGCAAGCAGGTGGCAAAGTTTCTTGCCTGGCAGCAACAGTCACCCGAATTGCAGATGATCAATGAAATGCGCAGCGAGTTTGAACGCGAGATTGCCCAGTTGCGCGATGAGCTGGTGCGTACCCGCAATCAACTCGATGTGCGTAATGATATGCAGGCACTCGCCGATGAGGTGAAGGCCGCCGGTCAGCAGGTGCAAAGTGCGCTGGACGAAGTTAAGACCGTCGGTCAGCAGGCGCAAAGTGTACTCGACGACGTCAAAACCGTTGGGCAACAGGCACAAAGTGTGCTCGATGACGCCGCAACCACTGCCAGACCGGTGATTCGCCCGCCGGCCCAGCCAATTGTGCCCGCAGCGACACCGATGGCAGCCTCGCCATCAGCCTCGGCGGTGGTGCAAACGATTACTGAGGAAGACCGTGCCTTGCTTGCTGAACCGGCACCTGCACCGGCTGAGGCGGGGACAACCTCTGCAACGCCATCGCCTGCGCCCCAGGAGCAGCCGGTGCTGTCCACGACAGCGGATCACGCTCCGGCGCAAGAGGTGCCTTTTCTCGACCCAAACGGTACTGCGCCGGTATCTGTCTCTGCCGATGAACTGCATAACCTGCTCAACCGGCTGAACAGTCTGGCGGCTGAATTGCAGGCCATTGTCTTTCAGTTACAGGCTCGTGGTTTGCTTGATGAACACTGGCAACCGCAGATACCTGCATCACCTGCAACAGAGGAGACGGTAACCTCATGA
- a CDS encoding acyl carrier protein produces the protein MASPEMEERLRKIIVDQLGVEPEQVVPSASFTKDLNADSLDLVELIMSIEEEFGVEISDEEAEKIQTVADALNYLETHQSNE, from the coding sequence ATGGCTTCGCCTGAGATGGAAGAGCGCCTGCGCAAGATTATTGTCGATCAGCTCGGTGTCGAGCCAGAGCAGGTTGTACCTTCGGCATCGTTCACCAAAGACCTGAACGCCGACTCACTCGATCTGGTTGAATTGATTATGTCAATTGAAGAAGAGTTCGGCGTTGAGATTTCGGATGAAGAAGCCGAGAAGATTCAGACCGTCGCTGACGCGCTGAATTATCTCGAAACCCACCAGAGCAACGAGTAG
- the nusB gene encoding transcription antitermination factor NusB, with protein MGRARLASQRHRVRIAALQILFEVDETDHAIDQVLERRLTDEPMSQESAEFLRRLVFGAWEHRSYLDRIIEEAAPNWPVAQMPGVDKAVLRIALFELLIDDVERTPIKAVINEAVELAKQFGSDNSSRFVNGVLGTVVTRYLADRDDTVEE; from the coding sequence ATGGGGAGGGCAAGATTGGCAAGTCAGCGGCATCGGGTACGGATCGCAGCATTGCAGATCCTCTTTGAAGTTGATGAAACCGATCATGCGATTGATCAAGTGCTCGAGCGCCGGCTCACTGATGAACCAATGTCGCAGGAGAGTGCTGAGTTTCTCCGGCGACTTGTGTTTGGCGCATGGGAGCATCGCTCGTATCTGGATCGGATCATCGAGGAGGCAGCACCAAACTGGCCGGTAGCTCAGATGCCGGGAGTTGATAAAGCGGTGCTACGGATTGCCCTCTTCGAGTTACTGATTGATGATGTCGAGCGCACACCGATAAAAGCTGTGATCAACGAGGCGGTCGAACTGGCGAAACAGTTCGGCAGCGACAATTCGAGCCGGTTTGTCAATGGCGTGCTCGGTACGGTGGTAACGCGCTACCTGGCCGACCGCGATGATACTGTTGAGGAATAG
- the accC gene encoding acetyl-CoA carboxylase biotin carboxylase subunit, whose translation MIRKVLVANRGEIAVRIIRACQELGIRTVVAYSTADRDSLAVRLADEAVCIGPPPAAKSYLNAPALISAALVSGCDAIHPGYGFLSENPYFAEMCADCKLTFIGPPPEPIRLMGDKAIGRETMRKAGVPTVPGSDGEVRSLEEAIDVARQIGYPVLLKPSGGGGGRGMRVAYDEADLQRAFPTARAEAEAAFGNGALLLEKYLTRVRHVEIQVLADQYGHAIHLGERDCSAQRRHQKIVEEAPSPAVTPELRERMGADAVRGIKSIGYVNAGTLEFLLDQDGNYYFIEMNTRIQVEHPVTEQVTGIDLVRWQLLIASGERLTLRQEDIKITRHAIECRINAEDPERDFLPASGEVEFYLPPGGPGVRVDSHLYSGYTPPGTYDSLLAKIITFGDTRDEALNRMRRALNECVITGIKTTIPFQLALIDDPEFRAGRIHTGYVAELLRQWKETLNPV comes from the coding sequence ATGATTCGCAAAGTATTAGTAGCCAACCGCGGTGAAATTGCTGTACGTATCATTCGGGCCTGTCAGGAGTTGGGCATTCGCACGGTAGTCGCCTACAGCACTGCCGACCGCGACTCACTGGCCGTTCGTCTGGCCGATGAAGCGGTATGTATCGGCCCACCACCGGCAGCAAAGTCGTACCTCAACGCTCCGGCTCTCATCAGCGCTGCCCTCGTATCGGGATGTGATGCGATCCATCCCGGCTACGGTTTTCTCTCAGAAAACCCCTACTTTGCCGAAATGTGCGCCGACTGCAAACTGACCTTCATCGGTCCGCCGCCTGAACCGATCCGGCTGATGGGTGATAAGGCGATTGGACGTGAGACGATGCGCAAAGCCGGCGTCCCAACCGTCCCCGGCTCTGATGGCGAAGTTCGCTCGCTCGAAGAGGCCATCGATGTCGCCCGCCAGATCGGGTATCCGGTACTGCTCAAGCCCTCTGGCGGTGGTGGTGGTCGCGGCATGCGCGTCGCTTACGACGAAGCCGATCTCCAGCGCGCCTTCCCCACTGCGCGTGCCGAAGCCGAGGCAGCGTTCGGGAACGGTGCGCTTCTACTGGAAAAATACCTCACCCGCGTGCGCCACGTCGAAATCCAGGTCCTGGCCGACCAGTACGGTCATGCCATCCACCTCGGCGAACGCGACTGCTCGGCGCAACGTCGTCACCAGAAAATCGTTGAAGAGGCGCCATCACCGGCAGTCACCCCCGAATTGCGCGAGCGGATGGGGGCCGATGCTGTGCGTGGGATCAAATCGATTGGCTATGTGAATGCCGGCACGCTCGAATTCCTGCTCGATCAGGACGGCAACTACTACTTCATCGAAATGAACACCCGCATCCAGGTTGAGCATCCCGTCACCGAACAGGTGACCGGAATCGACCTCGTGCGCTGGCAGCTACTCATCGCCAGCGGCGAGCGCTTGACGCTGCGCCAGGAAGACATTAAAATAACCCGGCACGCAATCGAGTGCCGGATCAATGCCGAAGACCCGGAGCGTGACTTTTTACCGGCAAGTGGTGAAGTTGAGTTCTATTTGCCGCCCGGCGGCCCTGGAGTTCGAGTCGACTCCCACCTCTATTCCGGGTACACACCACCCGGAACCTACGACTCATTGTTGGCGAAAATTATTACCTTTGGCGACACACGCGACGAAGCGCTCAACCGGATGCGGCGAGCGCTCAACGAATGCGTGATTACTGGTATTAAAACAACCATCCCGTTCCAGTTGGCGCTGATCGACGATCCGGAATTCCGGGCAGGTCGCATTCATACCGGTTACGTGGCTGAATTACTGCGCCAATGGAAAGAAACACTCAATCCGGTATAA
- the fabG gene encoding 3-oxoacyl-[acyl-carrier-protein] reductase translates to MLLDLSGRVAIVTGGSRGIGRATAERLAGSGAAVVVNYRGNAAAAEATVAAITAAGGTAIAVQGDVSQPADVEQMVKTTLERFGRIDILVNNAGITRDTLLLRMKESDFDEVIATNLRGVFLCTRAVLRPMTKQRFGRIINITSVVGLTGNVGQANYAAAKAGILGFTKSTAREMASRGITVNAIAPGFIETEMTEALNEEARKAILATIPLGRFGQPAEVAGLVCFLASDAGAYISGQTLTIDGGMVMS, encoded by the coding sequence ATGCTGCTTGATTTGAGTGGGCGAGTCGCAATTGTCACCGGTGGCAGTCGTGGGATTGGCCGGGCGACTGCCGAGCGGTTGGCCGGCAGCGGCGCCGCCGTAGTCGTCAATTATCGCGGGAACGCAGCGGCTGCCGAAGCGACGGTGGCCGCCATCACTGCTGCCGGCGGCACCGCCATCGCCGTGCAGGGTGATGTCAGTCAACCGGCAGATGTAGAGCAGATGGTCAAGACCACCCTTGAACGGTTTGGTCGGATCGACATTCTGGTCAACAATGCCGGCATCACCCGCGACACGTTACTTCTCCGCATGAAGGAAAGCGACTTCGATGAGGTGATCGCCACCAATCTGCGCGGGGTCTTTCTCTGCACCCGCGCCGTTCTCCGCCCGATGACCAAACAGCGGTTTGGTCGGATCATCAACATTACATCGGTGGTTGGCTTGACCGGTAACGTTGGTCAGGCTAATTACGCTGCGGCAAAAGCCGGTATTCTCGGCTTCACCAAATCGACAGCCCGCGAAATGGCGAGTCGGGGGATTACCGTGAATGCCATTGCGCCGGGCTTCATCGAAACCGAGATGACCGAGGCGCTCAACGAAGAGGCGCGCAAGGCGATTCTGGCAACTATCCCGCTCGGTCGGTTTGGCCAGCCGGCTGAAGTTGCGGGACTTGTCTGTTTCCTGGCCTCTGATGCCGGCGCATATATCAGCGGTCAAACGCTGACTATCGACGGTGGAATGGTGATGTCCTGA